AGCTCGTCCTTCGTCGCTATGAGCGCGCCGAGCCCGACGAGGATACACGCCGCCATGACGACGATGCAGGCGGTGATGATTGTTTCAAACATGTCTAGTCCAACCTTTCCGCGGGGGGTGCGTCCCGTACCGGGCCGCGATCACTGTAAGGGGTCCATTCCACCGTCGCCGGGTCGAGGGGGGTGTCCGCCGCGCTCGGGCAGAGCCGCTGCTCCATGTCCATGATCCCCTCGATTTGCGCGATGGGGTCCTTGCCGAAGGCAGCCTGCACCAGCAGATACATCCGCTCGCTTCCGGCCGGGTCGCGGCGGAAACCGATTGACATTGTCCCCGGCGTCGCCGTGATGGAGGTGGATAGCCAGAAGCGCTGCCACTCGGTGGTCACGCGCAGCGGGTAGACGATGACGATCGGCTGGAGCCCGGAATCCGGCGAGAACGCCGCGATGGCGGCGGTGGTGCCTGCGGAAAAGATTTCTTTGATGAGCCACGCGCCGTAGCCCAGCGCGTGGCCGATGCTTTTCAGAGCCATCAGTTGGTGCCTCCCTGGAACTCAGCGGCGTCGGGGACGCCGATCGGTTCGCCGCCGAGCACGGCGGCGGTGTACGAGTCCACGTCCAGCAGCCCGTCCACCGAGGCCGTCGACGCCGCCCACAGGGGGCCGGCGGCGAGGAACATGGCCAGGGAGATGAACATCAGCACCGCTGAGGGCGCGAGCAGGCTGGAGCGGACTTTCAGCTCGGCGGGGTAGTGCTGCATGGGCCTGCCCCAGAAGACCTCCCGCCACACGCGCATCATGGCCAGCAGGGCGCCGAAGGACGCGACGATGATCGCGGTGATGACCACCCAGCTGCGCCAGTCGCCCGCGAGCGCGGCGGCGAAGACCACGGAGATCTTGCCGAAGGTGCCCGAAAACGGCGGGAAGCCCACGATGGACAGCGCCCCGGCGGCGAAGACTGCCGCGGTCAGCGGGTCGCGGCGGGCCAGGCCGGCGAGTTTGGAGATCCGTCCCGTGCCGTACGTCTCCTCAATCGCGCCCGTGTTGAGCACGAGGGCACCCACCGTGATCATGTGGTGCAGCGTGTAGATCAGGCCCGCGGCCAGGGCGCGGCGCGGGTCGTCGCTAGTGAAGGCCAGCATGACGAGGATGAACGGCATGCCGTTGACCATCTGGTACGCAAGCACCCGCCGCAGGGAGTTCTCGGCCAGGCCGGCGAAGCCGCCGATGAGCATGGAGACGACCATGATGACCACGATGAGGGCGTTCCACCGCGGGTCCATGTCGAAAAGGACCACCCACAGGCGAAACAGCATGTACACGGCCACCTTGGTGTGCAGGCCCGAAAACAGGCCCATCACGGCGGCGCTCGAGGAGGGGTAGGAGCGCGGCAGCCAGGTGTGCACGGGGAAGACGCCCGCCTTCGCGGCGATCGCGATGACGATGATGCCCGCGGCGACGGTCAAGGGGCCGTTGCCGGCCGCCAGTCCCTGCAGCGCGGCGAGGTTGACCGAGCCGGATACCGCGTAGATGTAGCCCACGCCCATCACCAACAGCGTCGAGGCCGCGAGGTTGACCAGGATGAACATTCTGGCCGCGGCCAGGCGGTAGCGCGTGCCCGTCATGGCAATCAGCCCGTAGGAGGGCAGGAGCATGACCTCGATCATGACGAAGAAGTTGAACAGGTCCGCCGTGAGCACCGCGCCGCTGACGCCGGTGATGAGCACCAGGGTAAGCGGGGTGTAGTAGCGGGACTGGGTCTCCCCGGAGACGATGGCGAACCAGTTGGCAACCAGCGCCACCACCATCGTGGTGATGAGCATGATCGCCGAGAACGCGTCGGCCGCAAAGGAGATGCCCACCCCGCCCTGGTAGAGGCCGATGACGTGGCCGATGGCCCCGTTGGCGGTGGTGTGGGCGAACAGCCACACGCCGCCCGCCAGGTTGAGGGCGGGGATGGCGACCGCCAGGGCGTCGTTAAGCGGCTTGTAGGGGTTGAGGGCGGTGACGGCCGAGATGATCAGCGGGACCGCGGCGAAGAGGGGAAGGATGGCGTCGATCGTCATGCGTTGGCCTGCCCTTCGGACCGGTCCGAGGTAAGGCGCGCGCGGCGGCCCGCGGTGGACAGCGCGGAGGGGCTGAACCTGTGCGGGTCGTAGCCGGGGGTGGACTCGAGCGCCGGGACCTCCGCGTCCTCGGTGTCGTCAGTTTTGCCGAGGGCCGCCGTCATGAGCAACAGGGTCGTCGTGGCCATCGCGATGACGATGGCGGTGAGAACGAAGGCCTGCGGCAGCGGGTCGGCCATCTCGTCAAGCGGGGTGCGCGAGGGGAAGGCCTCGCCGCGCCACGCGCCGACGCCGGCGGCGAGCAGCGTCAGGTTCGCGGCGTGGCCCAAGAGGGTCATACCGAAGATGATGCGCACCATGCCGCGCTGCATCACCAGGTACACCGCCCCCGCGGTAAGAACGGCAATAGTCAATGCCACGATCATCGGTTGGAAACCTCCTGCGAAGCCACGGGCTTCGGGTTGTCGGCCGGGTTAATCGGCTCCGGGTGGGCGTCAACGGCGTTGTCGGGCTGTTCGGGCTCGGGCACCCCGCCGAGCGGGTTGTCCCCGTCGCGGCGGTAGCTCAGCTCCTCCGGCTCGGCGCCCGGGCGCAGGTAGCCACCGAGCTGGTTAATCGCCTGCGTGACCATGCCGAGCACCGCGAGGTAGATGCCGAAGTCGAAGATCAGCGAGGTGGTCAGGTGCTCGCCGGCGATCTCGCCGTGGATGGCGTAGAGGAAGCCACCCTCGAGGAACCCGAGGAAGCCGGCGCCGATCGCGATGACGATGCCCCAGCCCGCCAGGCGGATCGGCGTGTGGTGGCCCACTACGTAGGAGTCCGCGCCCTTCGACAGGTAGTGCAGGCCGAAGCCGGTGGCCATGACCAAGGCGGCGATGAAGCCGCCGCCCGGGGCGTTGTGGCCGCG
This is a stretch of genomic DNA from Corynebacterium auris. It encodes these proteins:
- a CDS encoding monovalent cation/H+ antiporter subunit E, with protein sequence MALKSIGHALGYGAWLIKEIFSAGTTAAIAAFSPDSGLQPIVIVYPLRVTTEWQRFWLSTSITATPGTMSIGFRRDPAGSERMYLLVQAAFGKDPIAQIEGIMDMEQRLCPSAADTPLDPATVEWTPYSDRGPVRDAPPAERLD
- a CDS encoding monovalent cation/H+ antiporter subunit D family protein, producing MTIDAILPLFAAVPLIISAVTALNPYKPLNDALAVAIPALNLAGGVWLFAHTTANGAIGHVIGLYQGGVGISFAADAFSAIMLITTMVVALVANWFAIVSGETQSRYYTPLTLVLITGVSGAVLTADLFNFFVMIEVMLLPSYGLIAMTGTRYRLAAARMFILVNLAASTLLVMGVGYIYAVSGSVNLAALQGLAAGNGPLTVAAGIIVIAIAAKAGVFPVHTWLPRSYPSSSAAVMGLFSGLHTKVAVYMLFRLWVVLFDMDPRWNALIVVIMVVSMLIGGFAGLAENSLRRVLAYQMVNGMPFILVMLAFTSDDPRRALAAGLIYTLHHMITVGALVLNTGAIEETYGTGRISKLAGLARRDPLTAAVFAAGALSIVGFPPFSGTFGKISVVFAAALAGDWRSWVVITAIIVASFGALLAMMRVWREVFWGRPMQHYPAELKVRSSLLAPSAVLMFISLAMFLAAGPLWAASTASVDGLLDVDSYTAAVLGGEPIGVPDAAEFQGGTN
- a CDS encoding cation:proton antiporter subunit C, producing MIVALTIAVLTAGAVYLVMQRGMVRIIFGMTLLGHAANLTLLAAGVGAWRGEAFPSRTPLDEMADPLPQAFVLTAIVIAMATTTLLLMTAALGKTDDTEDAEVPALESTPGYDPHRFSPSALSTAGRRARLTSDRSEGQANA